In Carassius auratus strain Wakin chromosome 49, ASM336829v1, whole genome shotgun sequence, one DNA window encodes the following:
- the LOC113066113 gene encoding protein CDV3 homolog produces MADVAPAGVEKSLDDFFAKRDKKKKKEKGKGKEQAPSGAAMVVKKTKREKEKSTKSENQDAQMEKEDEEWKDFEQKEVDYTGLRLQALQMSDEKEEEEYEKEEVGEDGEIILVTGDKVSGPWNKSSGPPSAAPEEEVEEPEPKAPGVYRPPGARLTSTKKGPTQGPPEIFSDAQFPSLLSTARHVETRKDREMEKTFEVVKHKSRVREGEGPGSMQQLQLDNQYAILGDK; encoded by the exons ATGGCGGATGTGGCCCCGGCCGGCGTGGAGAAGAGTCTGGATGACTTCTTCGCTAAGCGcgacaagaagaaaaagaaggagaAGGGCAAGGGAAAGGAGCAGGCGCCAAGTGGAGCCGCAATGGTGGTGAAAAAGACGAAACGGGAGAAGGAGAAGTCGACGAAGAGCGAGAATCAAGACGCGCAGATGGAGAAG GAGGACGAGGAATGGAAGGACTTTGAGCAGAAGGAGGTGGACTACACTGGACTCAGACTCCAGGCCCTGCAGATGAG TGAtgagaaggaagaggaagagtaCGAGAAGGAGGAAGTGGGTGAGGATGGTGAGATCATACTGGTCACTGGCGATAAAGTCTCTGGACCCTGGAATAAATCGAGTGGCCCCCCTTCAGCTGCTCCTG AAGAGGAAGTTGAGGAACCTGAGCCCAAAGCACCTGGCGTGTATCGTCCCCCAGGGGCCCGGTTGACCTCTACTAAGAAGGGCCCGACTCAAGGTCCTCCGGAGATCTTCAGTGACGCCCAGTtcccctctctcctctccaccGCCAGACACGTGGAGACTCGCAA GGACAGAGAGATGGAGAAGACTTTCGAGGTGGTCAAGCATAAGAGCCGGGTGAGAGAAGGTGAAGGCCCCGGCTCCATGCAGCAACTACAGTTAGATAATCAATATGCCATCCTGGGGGACAAATAA
- the LOC113066112 gene encoding vacuolar protein sorting-associated protein 41 homolog isoform X2 encodes MAEVEEQGRKLSEESTDESEEEDTEEEPKLKYERLTNGVTEVLQKDAASCMTVHDKFLALGTYFGKVYLLDIQGNVTQKFEISSVKINQISLDESGEHVGICSEDGKVQVFGLYTREGFHENFDCPIKVVALHPQFSKSNNKQFVTGGNKLLLYERNWLNRWKTSVLHEGEGNITSVKWRANLIAWANNVGVKIYDISSKQRITNVLRDNTSLRPDMYPCSLCWKDNATLIIGWGSSVKICVVKERDPTEMRDLPSRYVEIVSAFETEFFISGLAPLADQLVTLYYVKENSEHMEEEFRTRPRLDIIQPLAEGCEEISSDALTVRNFQENQCRDYRLEHSEGESLFYIISPKDIVVAKERDQDDHIDWLLEKKKYEEALMAAEISFKNIKRHDVQKIGMAYINHLVERGDYDAAARKCQKVLGKNMDLWENEVYRFKTIGQLKAISQYLPRGDLRLRPAIYEMILHEFLKTDYEGFATLIREWPGELYNNMAIVQAVNEHLKKDPTNSILLTTLAELYTYDQRYDRALEIYLKLRHKDVYQLIHKHNLFPSIKDKIVLLMDFDKEKAVDMLLDNEDKISMDKVVEELKDRPELLHVYLHKLFKRDHHKGQKYHERQISLYAEFDRPNLLPFLRESMHCPLEKALEICQQRHFVEETVFLLSRMGNCRRALQMIMEELADVDKAIEFAKEQDDRELWEDLISYSIDKPPFITGLLNNIGTHVDPILLIHRIKEGMEIPNLRDSLVKILQDYNLQILLREGCKKILVADSLSLLQRMHRTQKRGVRVDENICESCHTPVLPSDTAQAFGVVVFHCRHMVHKECLPSPGNVPGIQYCNICSAKRRGPGSGILEMKK; translated from the exons ATGGCGGAAGTGGAGGAGCAG ggaAGAAAACTTAGTGAAGAATCCACAGATGAGTCCGAG GAGGAGGATACAGAGGAGGAGCCTAAACTGAAGTACGAGAGGCTGACCAATGGTGTGACCGAGGTCTTGCAGAAGGATGCGGCCAGCTGCATGACAGTGCATGACAAG TTCCTGGCTCTTGGGACATACTTTGGGAAGGTTTACCTTCTGGATATCCAAGGAAATGTTACACAGAAGTTTGAAATT AGTTCAGTGAAAATAAACCAGATCAGTTTGGATGAGAGCGGTGAACATGTTGGCATCTGCTCTGAAGATGGAAAG GTGCAAGTGTTTGGACTGTACACCAGGGAGGGCTTCCACGAAAACTTTGACTGTCCCATCAAG GTTGTGGCGCTACACCCTCAGTTCAGCAAATCCAACAATAAACAATTTGTGACTGGAGGAAATAAG CTTTTACTTTATGAGAGGAACTGGCTGAACCGTTGGAAGACATCGGTTCTGCATGAAGGAGAGGGAAACATCACCAGTGTGAAATGGAGAGCCAATCTCATCGCCTGGGCAAACAATGTG GGTGTGAAAATCTACGACATCAGCAGTAAACAGCGCATCACTAATGTGCTGCGGGACAACACCAGTCTTAGGCCGGATATGTACCCCTGCAGTCTGTGCTGGAAAGACAACGCCACGCTGATCATCGGCTGGGGCTCTTCTGTTAAG aTATGTGTTGTTAAAGAGCGTGACCCAACAGAAATGAGAGATCTACCCAGTCGCTACGTTGAGATTG TGTCAGCATTTGAGACCGAGTTCTTCATTAGTGGATTGGCGCCTTTGGCAGATCAGCTGGTCACTCTGTACTATGTCAAGGAGAACTCTGAGCACATG GAGGAGGAGTTCAGAACACGGCCTCGTTTAGACATCATCCAGCCGTTAGCTGAGGGCTGTGAGGAGATCTCGTCAGACGCTCTCACTGTACGCAACTTCCAGGAGAACCAGTGCAGGGACTACAGGCTCG AACACTCTGAGGGAGAGTCTCTATTCTACATCATCAGCCCTAAAGACATTGTAGTGGCTAAAGAAAGAGATCAGGACGACCACATTGACTGGCTTCTGGAGAAGAAGAAATATGAG GAAGCACTGATGGCTGCAGAGATCagcttcaaaaacattaaacggCATGACGTACAG AAAATTGGAATGGCGTACATCAATCATCTGGTGGAGAGAGGAGATTATGATGCTGCTGCCAG AAAGTGTCAAAAAGTGCTTGGAAAGAACATGGATCTCTGGGAGAATGAAGTGTACAGATTCAAAACCATTGGACAGTTGAAA GCCATTAGTCAGTACTTACCAAGAGGAGACCTTCGTCTTCGACCAGCAATTTATGAGATGATACTTCATGAGTTCCTCAAGACTGACTATGAG GGCTTTGCCACACTGATTCGTGAGTGGCCGGGAGAGCTGTATAACAACATGGCTATAGTTCAGGCAGTGAATGAACACCTGAAGAAGGACCCCACCAACAGCATACTTCTCACCACACTGGCCGAACT CTACACGTATGATCAGCGTTATGATCGCGCTCTGGAGATCTACCTGAAACTGAGACACAAAGATGTTTACcagctcattcacaaacacaACCTGTTCCCCTCCATCAAGGACAAGATTGTCCTGCTCATGGATTTCGACAAAGAG aaagcTGTTGACATGCTGCTGgataatgaagataaaatatcG ATGGACAAAGTGGTGGAGGAATTAAAAGACAGACCTGAGCTGTTACATGTG TATTTGCACAAGCTGTTTAAGCGGGACCACCATAAGGGGCAGAAGTACCATGAGAGGCAGATCAGTTTGTATGCTGAGTTTGACCGACCCAACTTACTGCCCTTCCTCAGAGAGAGCATGCACTGCCCACTAGAGAAG GCTCTGGAAATCTGTCAGCAGAGGCACTTTGTAGAAGAGACAGTCTTCCTGCTCA GTCGTATGGGAAATTGCAGACGTGCCCTGCAGATGATCATGGAGGAGCTGGCGGATGTGGACAAAGCCATCGAGTTTGCTAAAGAGCAGGATGACCGAGAGCTCTGGGAGGATCTCATCTCTTACTCTATAGACAAACCAC CGTTTATCACAGGCCTCTTGAATAACATCGGAACCCATGTGGACCCCATCCTGCTCATTCACCGCATTAAAGAAGGGATGGAGATTCCTAATCTCAGAGACTCCCTGGTTAAGATTTTACAGGACTACAATCTACAG ATCTTACTGAGAGAGGGCTGTAAGAAGATCCTGGTTGCAGACTCACTGTCTCTTCTACAGAGGATGCACAGGACGCAGAAGAGAGGAGTGCGGGTGGATG AAAACATCTGTGAATCCTGCCACACTCCTGTTCTACCATCAG ACACGGCTCAGGCTTTCGGTGTGGTGGTGTTTCACTGCAGACACATGGTCCACAAGGAGTGTCTACCGTCCCCTGGAAAT GTCCCAGGAATCCAGTATTGTAACATCTGCAGTGCAAAGCGGAGAGGACCAGGCAGTGGCATACTGGAAATGAAGAAATAA
- the LOC113066112 gene encoding vacuolar protein sorting-associated protein 41 homolog isoform X1, whose translation MAEVEEQGRKLSEESTDESEEEDTEEEPKLKYERLTNGVTEVLQKDAASCMTVHDKFLALGTYFGKVYLLDIQGNVTQKFEISSVKINQISLDESGEHVGICSEDGKVQVFGLYTREGFHENFDCPIKVVALHPQFSKSNNKQFVTGGNKLLLYERNWLNRWKTSVLHEGEGNITSVKWRANLIAWANNVGVKIYDISSKQRITNVLRDNTSLRPDMYPCSLCWKDNATLIIGWGSSVKICVVKERDPTEMRDLPSRYVEIVSAFETEFFISGLAPLADQLVTLYYVKENSEHMEEEFRTRPRLDIIQPLAEGCEEISSDALTVRNFQENQCRDYRLEHSEGESLFYIISPKDIVVAKERDQDDHIDWLLEKKKYEEALMAAEISFKNIKRHDVQKIGMAYINHLVERGDYDAAARKCQKVLGKNMDLWENEVYRFKTIGQLKAISQYLPRGDLRLRPAIYEMILHEFLKTDYEGFATLIREWPGELYNNMAIVQAVNEHLKKDPTNSILLTTLAELYTYDQRYDRALEIYLKLRHKDVYQLIHKHNLFPSIKDKIVLLMDFDKEKAVDMLLDNEDKISMDKVVEELKDRPELLHVYLHKLFKRDHHKGQKYHERQISLYAEFDRPNLLPFLRESMHCPLEKALEICQQRHFVEETVFLLSRMGNCRRALQMIMEELADVDKAIEFAKEQDDRELWEDLISYSIDKPPFITGLLNNIGTHVDPILLIHRIKEGMEIPNLRDSLVKILQDYNLQILLREGCKKILVADSLSLLQRMHRTQKRGVRVDEENICESCHTPVLPSDTAQAFGVVVFHCRHMVHKECLPSPGNVPGIQYCNICSAKRRGPGSGILEMKK comes from the exons ATGGCGGAAGTGGAGGAGCAG ggaAGAAAACTTAGTGAAGAATCCACAGATGAGTCCGAG GAGGAGGATACAGAGGAGGAGCCTAAACTGAAGTACGAGAGGCTGACCAATGGTGTGACCGAGGTCTTGCAGAAGGATGCGGCCAGCTGCATGACAGTGCATGACAAG TTCCTGGCTCTTGGGACATACTTTGGGAAGGTTTACCTTCTGGATATCCAAGGAAATGTTACACAGAAGTTTGAAATT AGTTCAGTGAAAATAAACCAGATCAGTTTGGATGAGAGCGGTGAACATGTTGGCATCTGCTCTGAAGATGGAAAG GTGCAAGTGTTTGGACTGTACACCAGGGAGGGCTTCCACGAAAACTTTGACTGTCCCATCAAG GTTGTGGCGCTACACCCTCAGTTCAGCAAATCCAACAATAAACAATTTGTGACTGGAGGAAATAAG CTTTTACTTTATGAGAGGAACTGGCTGAACCGTTGGAAGACATCGGTTCTGCATGAAGGAGAGGGAAACATCACCAGTGTGAAATGGAGAGCCAATCTCATCGCCTGGGCAAACAATGTG GGTGTGAAAATCTACGACATCAGCAGTAAACAGCGCATCACTAATGTGCTGCGGGACAACACCAGTCTTAGGCCGGATATGTACCCCTGCAGTCTGTGCTGGAAAGACAACGCCACGCTGATCATCGGCTGGGGCTCTTCTGTTAAG aTATGTGTTGTTAAAGAGCGTGACCCAACAGAAATGAGAGATCTACCCAGTCGCTACGTTGAGATTG TGTCAGCATTTGAGACCGAGTTCTTCATTAGTGGATTGGCGCCTTTGGCAGATCAGCTGGTCACTCTGTACTATGTCAAGGAGAACTCTGAGCACATG GAGGAGGAGTTCAGAACACGGCCTCGTTTAGACATCATCCAGCCGTTAGCTGAGGGCTGTGAGGAGATCTCGTCAGACGCTCTCACTGTACGCAACTTCCAGGAGAACCAGTGCAGGGACTACAGGCTCG AACACTCTGAGGGAGAGTCTCTATTCTACATCATCAGCCCTAAAGACATTGTAGTGGCTAAAGAAAGAGATCAGGACGACCACATTGACTGGCTTCTGGAGAAGAAGAAATATGAG GAAGCACTGATGGCTGCAGAGATCagcttcaaaaacattaaacggCATGACGTACAG AAAATTGGAATGGCGTACATCAATCATCTGGTGGAGAGAGGAGATTATGATGCTGCTGCCAG AAAGTGTCAAAAAGTGCTTGGAAAGAACATGGATCTCTGGGAGAATGAAGTGTACAGATTCAAAACCATTGGACAGTTGAAA GCCATTAGTCAGTACTTACCAAGAGGAGACCTTCGTCTTCGACCAGCAATTTATGAGATGATACTTCATGAGTTCCTCAAGACTGACTATGAG GGCTTTGCCACACTGATTCGTGAGTGGCCGGGAGAGCTGTATAACAACATGGCTATAGTTCAGGCAGTGAATGAACACCTGAAGAAGGACCCCACCAACAGCATACTTCTCACCACACTGGCCGAACT CTACACGTATGATCAGCGTTATGATCGCGCTCTGGAGATCTACCTGAAACTGAGACACAAAGATGTTTACcagctcattcacaaacacaACCTGTTCCCCTCCATCAAGGACAAGATTGTCCTGCTCATGGATTTCGACAAAGAG aaagcTGTTGACATGCTGCTGgataatgaagataaaatatcG ATGGACAAAGTGGTGGAGGAATTAAAAGACAGACCTGAGCTGTTACATGTG TATTTGCACAAGCTGTTTAAGCGGGACCACCATAAGGGGCAGAAGTACCATGAGAGGCAGATCAGTTTGTATGCTGAGTTTGACCGACCCAACTTACTGCCCTTCCTCAGAGAGAGCATGCACTGCCCACTAGAGAAG GCTCTGGAAATCTGTCAGCAGAGGCACTTTGTAGAAGAGACAGTCTTCCTGCTCA GTCGTATGGGAAATTGCAGACGTGCCCTGCAGATGATCATGGAGGAGCTGGCGGATGTGGACAAAGCCATCGAGTTTGCTAAAGAGCAGGATGACCGAGAGCTCTGGGAGGATCTCATCTCTTACTCTATAGACAAACCAC CGTTTATCACAGGCCTCTTGAATAACATCGGAACCCATGTGGACCCCATCCTGCTCATTCACCGCATTAAAGAAGGGATGGAGATTCCTAATCTCAGAGACTCCCTGGTTAAGATTTTACAGGACTACAATCTACAG ATCTTACTGAGAGAGGGCTGTAAGAAGATCCTGGTTGCAGACTCACTGTCTCTTCTACAGAGGATGCACAGGACGCAGAAGAGAGGAGTGCGGGTGGATG AAGAAAACATCTGTGAATCCTGCCACACTCCTGTTCTACCATCAG ACACGGCTCAGGCTTTCGGTGTGGTGGTGTTTCACTGCAGACACATGGTCCACAAGGAGTGTCTACCGTCCCCTGGAAAT GTCCCAGGAATCCAGTATTGTAACATCTGCAGTGCAAAGCGGAGAGGACCAGGCAGTGGCATACTGGAAATGAAGAAATAA